The Acetomicrobium flavidum genome window below encodes:
- a CDS encoding energy-coupling factor transporter transmembrane component T family protein: MPFLDHLTLGQYVPLNSFVHSLDPRCKILGTMALITSVFLANASPWPYLVWSALVVFLCILSGLSLKNVLASTRPALLLVLFTVIVNMFFAEGEELIRISFISITREGLLTGIKMGLRLYFLILFANMTMMTTSPLELSDGIESLLSPFRRFGVPAHEFAMMMTIALRFIPTLLEETDRIMKAQLARGADLDSGGIAKRLKAFIPVLVPLFVIVFQRADELAVAMEARCYRGGIGRSRMKPLHWASRDSFSLVVVSMICIGGVVLDRWIS; this comes from the coding sequence ATGCCTTTCTTAGATCATCTTACGCTGGGACAATACGTCCCGCTCAATTCCTTCGTGCATTCCCTGGATCCAAGGTGCAAGATCCTCGGCACTATGGCTCTTATAACGTCCGTATTCCTGGCAAACGCCTCCCCCTGGCCTTACCTGGTTTGGAGCGCCTTGGTCGTTTTTTTGTGCATCTTAAGCGGGCTTTCTTTGAAGAACGTGTTGGCTTCCACGAGGCCGGCGCTCCTGTTGGTCCTCTTTACCGTTATCGTGAACATGTTTTTTGCCGAAGGGGAAGAATTGATCAGGATTTCTTTCATATCGATTACCCGGGAAGGTCTTTTGACCGGCATCAAGATGGGCCTCCGGCTCTACTTTTTGATCTTATTTGCCAACATGACCATGATGACCACAAGCCCTTTGGAGCTGTCGGACGGCATAGAATCGCTGCTTTCTCCCTTCAGGCGATTTGGCGTGCCTGCTCACGAATTTGCCATGATGATGACTATTGCCTTGCGCTTCATACCCACCTTGCTTGAGGAGACGGACAGGATAATGAAGGCCCAGCTGGCGCGCGGGGCAGATCTGGACAGCGGCGGAATCGCAAAGAGGCTTAAGGCCTTCATACCCGTATTGGTGCCGCTTTTTGTCATAGTATTTCAAAGGGCCGACGAGCTGGCCGTGGCCATGGAGGCAAGGTGTTACCGCGGCGGCATCGGGCGAAGCAGGATGAAACCCCTGCATTGGGCTTCAAGGGACTCATTTTCCCTGGTCGTGGTATCGATGATTTGTATTGGCGGCGTGGTGTTAGACCGGTGGATATCTTGA
- a CDS encoding ATP-binding cassette domain-containing protein: protein MSLEVCSVSFIYHKDTPLETKSLSDVSFRVEPGEWVAVVGHTGSGKTTLAQMLNGLIFPSSGEVIVDGLKLYPKAPHLKSVRRKVGLVFQYPEHQLFAETVLEELMYAPRNFAIPEDEAMEKIKRVLKAFELDEGILSKNPFELSGGQKRKVALASIVVTEPHYLVLDEPTAGLDWKGQEALLSMLRTFRDNGTGVIQITHDIEMVLDHCDRLLVLEEGRRRSWGPPAHVVEELADHPAKGLVLPDVLEMALRLRRAGLNVSLTWSEERLIRDIEKEVSSCLS, encoded by the coding sequence ATGTCTTTAGAGGTTTGCAGCGTCAGTTTTATATATCACAAAGATACTCCCCTGGAGACTAAGTCCTTAAGCGACGTTTCCTTCAGGGTGGAGCCCGGAGAATGGGTTGCCGTGGTGGGCCATACGGGGAGCGGAAAGACGACCCTGGCTCAGATGTTGAACGGCTTGATCTTTCCAAGCAGCGGAGAGGTCATAGTGGACGGCTTGAAGCTTTACCCGAAAGCTCCTCATCTGAAATCGGTGCGGCGCAAGGTGGGTCTGGTCTTTCAATACCCCGAACATCAGCTTTTCGCCGAGACCGTCTTGGAGGAGCTTATGTATGCCCCGCGAAATTTCGCCATTCCCGAGGACGAAGCCATGGAAAAGATAAAGCGCGTTTTGAAGGCCTTTGAGCTGGACGAAGGGATCCTCTCGAAGAACCCCTTTGAGCTGTCAGGGGGGCAGAAGAGGAAGGTGGCATTGGCGTCCATAGTGGTGACGGAACCTCACTACCTGGTATTGGACGAACCGACGGCAGGATTGGACTGGAAGGGGCAGGAAGCATTGCTTTCTATGCTAAGGACATTTAGGGACAATGGCACGGGCGTGATTCAAATCACCCATGATATCGAGATGGTATTAGATCATTGCGACAGGTTACTGGTGTTGGAGGAGGGCAGGAGGAGGTCGTGGGGGCCTCCCGCTCATGTCGTGGAGGAGCTGGCCGATCATCCGGCCAAGGGGCTGGTCCTTCCCGACGTGTTGGAGATGGCACTGCGCCTTCGCAGGGCAGGGCTCAATGTCTCACTCACCTGGAGTGAGGAAAGGTTGATCAGGGATATTGAAAAAGAGGTATCTTCATGCCTTTCTTAG
- a CDS encoding ATP-binding cassette domain-containing protein yields the protein MAEDRIFSLRDIAFCYPGNDEPAISGITMDINVGWWVTIVGDNGSGKSTLAKILNALLIPTRGVCYVLGRDTRDPAVQWDIRKDVCMVFQNPENQIVASVVEEEVAFGPENLGLPSEDITMRVRWALGVTGLSEFAKKPTYALSGGQKQRLALAGALAMRPKCIVLDEATSMLDPEGRRELTGVLKRLHEEGMTVVSITHRTEELLLSDHVAVLSRGKLAFYGDLNEVLSGSTLSKLGIREPSSFRLWRELKGRGLIDDRVLPRAEDMAENLVEKICL from the coding sequence ATGGCGGAAGACAGAATCTTTTCTTTGCGGGATATAGCTTTTTGCTATCCCGGCAACGACGAACCTGCCATCTCGGGGATAACTATGGATATAAACGTGGGATGGTGGGTTACAATTGTCGGCGATAACGGATCTGGCAAGTCTACCCTGGCGAAGATCTTGAACGCCCTGCTTATACCGACGCGGGGCGTTTGTTACGTATTGGGCAGGGATACCCGAGACCCGGCTGTACAGTGGGACATCAGAAAAGACGTATGTATGGTATTTCAAAACCCCGAGAACCAAATTGTGGCCTCCGTCGTGGAGGAGGAGGTGGCCTTCGGCCCGGAGAACCTCGGCTTGCCAAGTGAGGACATCACCATGCGCGTCAGGTGGGCCTTGGGGGTAACCGGCCTTTCGGAATTTGCAAAAAAGCCTACCTACGCCCTATCGGGAGGGCAAAAGCAGCGGCTGGCCCTTGCCGGGGCCCTTGCAATGCGGCCCAAATGCATCGTGCTGGATGAGGCGACGAGCATGCTTGACCCCGAGGGCAGAAGGGAGCTTACGGGTGTGCTCAAACGCCTGCACGAGGAGGGCATGACGGTGGTCTCTATTACCCACAGGACCGAAGAGCTTCTGCTTTCCGACCATGTCGCAGTGCTCAGCAGGGGCAAGTTGGCCTTTTACGGTGATCTGAACGAGGTGTTGAGCGGATCGACGCTTTCAAAGCTGGGCATAAGGGAGCCCTCATCGTTCAGGTTGTGGCGTGAGCTCAAAGGCAGGGGCCTGATCGACGATCGTGTATTGCCGAGGGCAGAGGATATGGCTGAAAACCTGGTGGAGAAGATATGTCTTTAG
- the rplQ gene encoding 50S ribosomal protein L17, with the protein MRHQVRSRTLGRYSAHRNAMLMNMAASLIIHESIETTLIRAKELRSYVEKLVTRAKGGSLHDRRIVISRLRNKEATLKLFNELAPRYANRPGGYTRIVKLGYRKGDAAPKAIVEFVK; encoded by the coding sequence ATGAGGCATCAGGTACGCTCTAGGACGCTCGGGCGATATAGCGCTCACAGGAATGCGATGCTCATGAACATGGCTGCCAGCCTTATAATCCATGAAAGCATAGAGACCACCCTGATAAGGGCGAAGGAGCTCAGAAGCTACGTGGAAAAGCTCGTCACACGAGCCAAGGGCGGAAGCCTTCATGACAGGAGGATAGTGATCTCCAGGTTGAGAAACAAGGAGGCCACATTAAAGCTATTCAACGAACTGGCACCCCGTTACGCCAATCGTCCAGGAGGCTATACCAGGATAGTGAAACTCGGATATCGCAAGGGAGACGCTGCCCCCAAGGCCATCGTTGAGTTTGTCAAGTAA
- a CDS encoding DNA-directed RNA polymerase subunit alpha has protein sequence MERVVPDINVEECTSGYGRIRIEPLDRGYGVTLGNAIRRVLLSSIPGAAVSAIRIDGVLHEFSTVPGVMEDVLEIILNIKKLAVVSHSDEVRVLRLEAQGPKEVTAADIAPDSEIEFPNPDAYICTLEEGHKLGMDLYVERGVGYLTMDRPRPSYLPVDVLLIDAIFSPVLRVNYSIGAARVGQRTDYESLLLELWTNETVTPIKAFLEAIKILNQYFSHIASLLLKEPKVPQEVEALQAPVEVKVEEDPLLARPIRDLELSIRSENCLLRAGIRTIGDLIQYSRDDLLKIRNLGKISLKEIEEKLQAFGLSLSSSKISAKKEKGQEDDEEYDLDENDDKEE, from the coding sequence TTGGAACGTGTTGTGCCGGATATCAATGTAGAAGAATGCACTTCGGGCTATGGACGTATAAGGATAGAGCCCTTGGACAGGGGTTACGGTGTAACCTTGGGGAACGCCATAAGACGTGTATTGCTGTCGTCCATTCCTGGAGCTGCCGTTTCCGCCATAAGAATAGATGGCGTGCTGCACGAATTCAGCACCGTGCCCGGCGTAATGGAGGATGTCCTGGAAATAATACTGAACATCAAAAAACTTGCGGTGGTATCGCATAGCGACGAAGTTAGAGTCCTCAGGCTGGAAGCTCAAGGACCGAAAGAAGTGACCGCAGCCGATATAGCTCCCGATAGCGAAATAGAATTCCCCAATCCGGATGCCTATATATGCACCCTGGAGGAGGGTCATAAGCTCGGCATGGACCTTTACGTGGAACGAGGTGTCGGCTATCTGACCATGGATAGGCCCAGGCCAAGTTACTTGCCCGTGGACGTCTTATTGATAGATGCCATATTTTCGCCCGTATTGCGAGTGAACTACAGTATAGGTGCCGCTAGGGTTGGCCAGCGGACGGATTATGAAAGCTTGCTCCTTGAACTGTGGACAAATGAGACGGTAACGCCTATAAAGGCCTTTCTCGAGGCGATCAAGATATTGAACCAATATTTCAGTCATATTGCTTCGCTTCTGCTCAAAGAGCCGAAAGTGCCTCAAGAAGTCGAGGCGCTGCAGGCACCGGTCGAAGTCAAGGTTGAGGAGGATCCTCTCTTGGCCCGTCCCATCCGCGACCTGGAGCTGTCGATCAGGAGCGAAAACTGTCTGCTTCGGGCGGGAATACGCACGATTGGCGATTTGATCCAGTACTCGCGGGACGATCTCCTTAAGATCCGCAATTTGGGGAAGATTTCGTTGAAGGAGATAGAGGAAAAACTTCAGGCCTTTGGCCTCTCTCTGAGTTCGTCAAAAATTTCAGCGAAGAAGGAGAAGGGGCAAGAGGACGACGAAGAATACGATTTAGACGAGAACGACGACAAGGAGGAATAG
- the rpsD gene encoding 30S ribosomal protein S4: MSRYTGPSCRLCRRAGAKLFLKGDRCYSEKCAMARRNTVPGQHTQRRGKFSEYGLRLHEKQKLRRIYGMTERQFERFFEKASRMPGQKGHNFLQLLERRLDNVVYRLGFASSRAQARQLVAHGHITVNGRKLDIPSALVRVGDVVAVAPGSKDIPVIRENMEVASARSIPEWLELQPERMEGRVISLPSREQIDVPVNEQLIVEFYAR, translated from the coding sequence ATGAGCAGATATACAGGCCCTTCCTGCAGATTGTGTCGCAGGGCAGGAGCAAAGTTGTTCTTAAAGGGAGACAGATGTTATTCGGAAAAGTGTGCCATGGCTCGTAGGAATACCGTTCCTGGACAGCACACCCAAAGACGCGGCAAATTCAGCGAATACGGGCTAAGGTTGCACGAGAAGCAGAAGCTTAGAAGGATTTACGGCATGACCGAAAGGCAGTTCGAGAGGTTTTTTGAGAAGGCATCCAGGATGCCGGGACAAAAGGGACATAACTTCCTGCAGCTGCTCGAGCGGCGCTTAGATAACGTCGTTTACCGTTTGGGCTTTGCATCAAGCAGAGCTCAGGCCAGACAGCTTGTCGCTCACGGCCACATAACGGTAAACGGCAGAAAGCTTGACATACCCAGTGCCCTGGTAAGAGTGGGTGACGTCGTAGCCGTCGCGCCCGGAAGCAAGGACATTCCCGTAATCAGGGAAAACATGGAAGTTGCCTCGGCCAGGAGCATCCCGGAATGGCTTGAATTGCAGCCGGAACGGATGGAGGGCAGAGTAATATCCCTTCCGTCTCGGGAGCAGATTGACGTTCCTGTTAACGAGCAGCTAATCGTCGAGTTCTACGCTCGATAA